The genomic interval GTGTAGTCCATTCAGAAATACATGATTCTCCATATGTAGGTGAAATGGAGATGGAAAGTAGCAGCACATTTTCTCAGCAGAAAATGCCATAGGATGATGCTATTTGTCATAAGATTGCAGTCCCTTCCTATAAGTAACCCTCACTGAAAAGTCATCTAGATTAATTTATAGCTAGTGTAGACACCTTGCTTACCAAGGAAAAAATTTACTTACATTGAATAATGCATTACGTTTGCGAAAATAAATTTTGGCAACATAGTTAtttaaatacaatgaaaattAACTAGAAGCGCTGCCACAAGATAGATCATAgcacaaataataaatataaatattatcaAGGCTAAGTTATGTCAGGTCAAAATCTTTGTACCTTAGTTGTTTAGCTTCCTTATGACTTTATCAATCAATTGAAGACATCTCCTCATTTCTGCACGGCTGATCTCCCAGGAGCACAGGTTGTGTTGTTTGTCTTTAAGAAAACAGTCTATTTTTTTGAAGTACTTGTTCAGTTTCAGCCTGTTGACTTCTTTACTCCAAAAGTAGTGGGTCTGCTTCTTGATTACGCATGCCTCCAATTGCTCAATTTGCTGATAAAGTCCATTTTGGAATTGTTCTAAAGCTGTCCCATCCCAAGCAGCTAGAGTCAGATTTTTGCTAAAGATATAGAAGATGTGTTGGAAGATCTCTTCAATGGCCACTTTGACAGTCTCTTTCTGTCTGGGCTTTAGAACCTGCTCAGGAAATCTGAAGGACATTTTCTCTCTTAGACATTGTTGAGGAAACTTTTTGCCCATTTTGTCCAAAAGTTGCAGACTGTTCTCGATcacttttctttgctgtaaaGGAAGGTGATTACACTGAAGACTGGAGATGGTGGTGGTGCACAACAGTATGAGGCCAATTTGTATCAAGCCAAAAGCATTCATGATGATAAAGATAAGCTCTTACGTTCCTCCTTTCCTGTGTATAAATTCTGAAAGACAGTCTGGGATGCTTTGAAGGTCATTCATAGGCTCCTGTTTCTTCAAAATCTTGAAATTTAACTATTCTGTAGGAGAAgttttctttcatcattttttggtttttaaggtTTTCCCCCTAGTGTATGCTTTTGACACTTAccactttcattttctgctttatgacttcattgtcttttttttttttttttgtgactttctttttatttcagctggatATTAGAATATTATATATATCTTAGATTATCTATTCCCTCTCCCTCAAAAATTCTACAGGAATTATaatgagaatttaaaagaaaaagttacagaaatatCTTTAGTTTCTTAATATTTTAGCAGTGGAAGAATATGTTGAAACAACACTCTCAGTGATGGATCAGGGACCTGCTGAATACTATCGCCATCCTGTCTCCTCAGCATGATTTATACTTCAAAAATTCAGTTAAGCTTTCTCTACCTATTTTCATtgagggaaaatattttctttctcctcaccTTTATTTCTCATGACCATTTAGACTCAAAGGACAGACGTCATATCATTagaatatgtgtgtgtatatatattaaaaaatatgtatatgcatTAGTAAACCTATGTGTATTTTAATGCATACACACTGCTAATTAAATGAGGCCTTGATGTCACTTAGAGACTGTAAGTGCCATGTGAATACAGATACTCACATGGGAACAGGTTAGatgaaatactctttttttcccccatatgAGTAACTGAGCAATAATTAATCTCAACGCCAGTAGAGCACAGGTCTGAATTCCGATGTTAAACGGGAAAAGAATTAATAGAGAAGACAAAAAGTACTCTAAAATTcatccattttctttccctagctATATAACAGAGGTGGATAGGACTATCACACTACATTGGGAAGTTTGGCTCCtgtctttgattttattttgatgaaaGCTAGTCTTAAACTATCGTTTTGCTGTCTCCCCAGCCTCCTGCGCAAACATATGTCATTGCATTATGTCTTGATGAAGAGGTCAGATGATAAACTGGTTTTTTAGTCTGAGACCTGGCtctatatttttgttctgttgttgCACCCATTGCTATGTGGTTGGCTTAATTCCCAGTCTGGGAGTCACTCTGAGCAGATTTATGACACTACTTTAGGGCTTCCTTTGTGTTCAGCACATCATACGTATTTGGGAGGCTTTAAAAAGTCATAAATGAAGCTGAGTATAATTAGTCACATGAGCAAACTCGTTGGATGCCCTGATGTTACTTAAGCGACCTTGGATTGGATGTACTACCAgtgtgaggaaaaaatgaatccCCTATCACCTATGAcagtattaaataaaaagagTAAGAACAATCAGAGTGGCATATAAAATGCGTAACATGGGGCCAAATCCGTTCACTCAGTGGGAATGTTTATTACTTTGGAAAAACTGGTCTGAAGTGCATTATTGTGTTAgatacaaataaattaaaaatgtatttatttagttcaagaaaaatattaaattctgCCACAGCTATTTCCAAAAATTATacacaagtatttttttccaaactgtaaTCATTATATGAGCTTAATCCTTCTACTGATTTAAGCAGGTAAACTTCTTCACATTCATTGTATCTCCCAGACACACAAGTTCGTTCTTTCCTCtcacaaaacagttttttacATGTTTCCCTCTCAATGAAGGGATGGAGATGCCATCCTGAGTGTCACAAACattacagagaggaaaaatagaagATGGTCTCTTCCAGATTTCTTACAAAGATAGAGCTGGTCTAGGTGTTTTATCCTCTTGTCTGTGTTAACAGATCAGCTGTCCACTCTTCCTCACAGAACAGTTGTAGTTGACTTAGTCCATCAcgttttgggggtttttttgtttggttggggtttttttttataacaacaAATTGTTCTTCCCCACTCAGACAGCTTCTTGATTATTGCACTGAGCAAAGCATAGTAGTAACATTGCATGATTCAGGACAGAGTCTTCCCTAATCATCTATCTTTATTGCTTAATTCAGAAACAAACAGTTCATTAAAAGTAATGACTGGAAGAGGTAACTAAGTGATATAAAGCTGCAGCACAGattgctgtttatttctgtgCCGGTGGTTGAAGCACAGACCGCTCTAACCtaaaatgaaaagaggaaataagTTTACAAAGCACAGCTCTATTTCCAAGTAGACCTAACAGATCTAGAAAAATTATCTGACCTTCAATTCCATGCAAGAAAGATCTGCCCTTAGAAGGTCATCTAGCTATATATGTATTCATTACAGGAGTGTAAGACTAAAGCTAAACAATTATGCTAATTATGTGCTAAATTAATATGCacaattttatgtttttctaaCACCTTTAAAATGCCACAGATTTCTTGCCTAATGGaagtttttatttatacatatatgcTGGCAAATGGAGCAGTGCAAGGGAACATTCCTGCGAAATAGTGTGCTTGTGGCTTATGATAACTACCCCATGTTAAATCACTTCATATAACCTTATACCAGCTTTCTCAAATCAAAATAACGAGTTCCTCTCAACATTTAATCTACTCTAGAtaccagtttcttttttcctttaattcatTCGAAACACACTGATTTTAACAAGTCAATATGCCACAAAGGAGTCCAAATAGGTTCAACTTGTCACTGCACAAGATAGCTTCCTCCCCAGCTAGCTTGACACTGCccatgttaaaagaaaatagtttttctcCATTATGCTTTCCATCACAGCTATAACTTGCCAGTCCTCTCCCTCATACAtctaaattctttcttttaagcaaAAGCTTCAAATACAAGCAAGATGATTGGATTTTTGCTCTTATCCTAAGACCATGTGGCTGGCGAGGTGCAAGCCTCATGCTATGATGGACAAAGGCAGGAGCAGCCAAAAATGCCCATGCACTGGTCAGAAATGGGTTAGTACATGTTTAATACTATAGCGGGAATCACTCCACATGGATGGATAAAGCTAAGAAATTTATGTCGTTTTTCGACTGCAAAATCTGCCATGAAGACAAATACCttattcagttttaaatgaTTAAAGCACAGTTAATTTAGCTCATATGGTACAATTTCATTCACAATCACTATTACAGTCTGCATTGAGATGTTAAGATCTACCTTAGCCATTTGACCTTCCCGTCTCAGCAGACTATTTCTTGGTGTTCTGTTGACCAGTGTCAGTCCAAGTAACTATTTTATCTTATGCTGAGTAATTCACTGAAACCATTTCTGCAGTACATGCTTGCTTTTTCAAAGTACTGTTTCAAGAAGTACAATTTTACAAATAAGGGTATTaactaataattaaaaaatccctAAGTACTACAAATTCAGTTtaccagaaaagaaatttaacagAGCAGTCCTCAATGAAGTAGCAGCAAAGGGGTATTATCATAATGGTACTTTTTAGAAGCatggaagcaaaaaaaattactatttccaTTTATGTCACTAGAGTTTTATAAttataaaaacatataaaaacATTGTCAGgacctttttttctgcttaaaaaggAGCAGGACCTGCAGTCCTTTTTGTAGGTAACTAAATTATCTAGGAGTATATTTACTTTCTTGTATTGACAACGTGGAGATCAGCACACACTGGGGCTGTCTTGGCTCTCACCAAGGCTCTTACAACTCAAGTACATCTCATTACATTACATGGTAATGTGAACTGTCAAAATCAGTGAGCATAGCAGCTTCTTTGGATGCTTTGCTGGAAATAGCACATGATTTATCACATTGAATGGGTATTTACTCTGAAAGAGTGCTCAGACTTTAAATTCTTGAATACATGTGACATTCATTCTTTACTAAGTGAATTCCTAAAGAATTATCAGAGTATTCTGAGTGGCAGCTGGCTTCTTTGAAATGAAGGATCTCTCACGTTCATTTCATAATGAGAAAAACCACAGGTGTGCAAgctaaaaatgcttttcaaaccCTTCTGTTTATCTCAAAAAGCCAGACATTTTCAAAGATAGGTTTGCATGGGAATAGTGATTTTTATGAAACCTAAATAGTATAAAGGCAGCCTTGGACAATACCATGACAAAGGTCATAAAACATACTTgagcatataaaataaaaatgggaaaaaataaatgcatataacACTGAAAATGAACATAAAATATGAAGCAAATACATAAGGAAATGGGCAAATATCTGAGGCATTTGTAGTTTTACAATTACAGAAACAAGCAGCAGGAGCCAGGCTCAGACCATTTTGGCAGGTCAGGAGAGGCAGGCGTTGCTCGCATGCATTCAAAGGCAAGGGTTGGATTTCTCCCTTCTCTGGCATCACAAGGGTGACCAACACAGGACAGTGTCCCCTGAGGAAAAAGGTCCAAGGCAGCCGAGCAGGGTAGTCTGCTCCTGGAGGTGGAGGCCTGGGTTGGAGGAGTAAGAAGAGGCCAATGCAGAGACATGCTGCTGAGCAGAAACagctgggagaggaaaaggaacaagCTGCAGCCTCACAGGGATTTTAGAGGGGCCATATTCAGGAGACGGGAGGTGAGCTCCTTTTCGGGGACTCATGTCCCactcttccccagctgcctcaCTGCTCCAAACCCTTCTCTAGCTGGCCTTCAGAACCTGACATGGCCAGGGAGGTCTTGCCCAGGTGGGCGAGAAGCTTCAGTCTGTCTTTGTTGACTTTGGTCTCCTGGAAGCAAAGGCAGCTGTGGTGGAgaagggcagggctggagcaagGGATcatgctgctgcctccagcagtTGCAGGGTTGAGCAGGGAGGGTCAGAGCACCAGGGGGGACCTATGGCACTGAGGgtgctcctcctgcctgctccagcagTTTGGTATGGGggcatcttccttttctgatttctgtgccttCATGTCTGATGCCTTGCAGGATGCGCGCAGATCTGTCAGCTGTGAGTAGAAGGGATGCAGTTTTGCAAACTGGCCCTGGCTTTTTCCAGTGTCCTCCTTCCTTTGGCACAATCATCATGGGAAAGGTGgtgagggagaaggaggagaaggagagttTTATTTCTACCAGAAAGTAGCAGGAGATTGCCTGCTAGTAGCAATGGGTACAAATGGGGGTGAGGAAAGATGAAAGGGGAGTGTAATAATTCCTTTCTTAGTGAAATCTCACCTTGAGATGCAATGAATACAAGAGGTGCAGGGAACAAAGGGCCTTGTTAAAGTCTTCATGCCATTCTGGTGTGGGTCATCTCTTTCCTCTTCGTAGCATTTCTTGTCATTTTCCTTGCAGCTAACCTGGGGAAAGTCATGTGGAAAGTATTCCCATGAGCTGAGAACAGGCTTGTGGAGCCATtgaggctgcccagagaacTGTTGGGCCCTTGGGACTTCTTCCCCACCAGTCCACCTTCCCTGGCCGCTTGTGGCCTTGTAGCCTGCAGCCAGGCATCCAGGGCTACTTATGGG from Gavia stellata isolate bGavSte3 chromosome Z, bGavSte3.hap2, whole genome shotgun sequence carries:
- the LOC104255408 gene encoding LOW QUALITY PROTEIN: interferon alpha-2 (The sequence of the model RefSeq protein was modified relative to this genomic sequence to represent the inferred CDS: deleted 2 bases in 1 codon; substituted 1 base at 1 genomic stop codon), whose product is MTFKASQTVFQNLYRKGGTXELIFIIMNAFGLIQIGLILLCTTTISSLQCNHLPLQQRKVIENSLQLLDKMGKKFPQQCLREKMSFRFPEQVLKPRQKETVKVAIEEIFQHIFYIFSKNLTLAAWDGTALEQFQNGLYQQIEQLEACVIKKQTHYFWSKEVNRLKLNKYFKKIDCFLKDKQHNLCSWEISRAEMRRCLQLIDKVIRKLNN